The region cacctggagagcattgggtttgtaaacaagcaccaacatgggttctggacagggaaatcatgcctaacaaaccttttagaattctatgataaagtaacaaggataaggcaagacagagaaggctgggcagactgcatatttcttgactgccaaaaggcctttgatacagtaccgcacatgagactgctatacaaacttgagaggcaggcaggagtaagcagaaaggccctagcatgggtgaggaactacctaacaggaaaaaTCCACAttaccagagggtaatggtaaggggcgagaagtcggactggcgaacagtaacaagtggagtacctcaaggatcggtgctgggaccaatcctctttctaatttacgtaaatgatatgtttacaggagtggaatcatacatgtcaatgtttgcggatgacgcaaaattattaagaagagttgtgacagacgaggattgtaggatcctccaagaggacttaaacaggttgcagagatggtcagggaaatggctactggagtttaacaccagtaaatgtaaagttatggaaatggaatcaggtgataggagaccaaagggacagtacacaatgaaggggaacagcctacctgtaacgattcgagagagagacctgggagtggatgtgacacctaatctaactcctgaggcacatataaataggataacgacagcagcgtactctacactggcgaaaattagaacttcattcagaaacctaaatgaggaggcttttagggcgctttacactgcctatgtgagacccgtcttagagtatgccgcgccatcatggagcccccacctgatgaaacacataaggaaactggagaaggttcagaggtatgcgacgaggcttgtcccagagttacgagggatgggatatgaagagcgtctgaaggaactgaaccttacgacactagagaaaagaatggagagaggagatatgatagggacatataaaatactcaggggaattgacaaagtggaaatagatgaaatgttcacacgtaataataacagaacgaggggacatgggtggaaactggaaactcagatgagtcacagagatgttaggaagttttcttttagcgtgagagtagtggaaaaatggaatgcacttggggaacaggttgtggaagcaaactctattcattcttttaaaactaggtatgatagggaaatgggacaggagtcattgctgtaaacaaccgatggctggaaaggcgggatccaacagtcattgctcgatccttcaaacacaaataggtgagtacacgcaaacacacacacacacacacacacacacacacacacacacacacacacacaaacgcacacacacacacacacacacacacacaaacgcacacgcacacacacacacacaaaaacacacacacacacacacacacacacacacacacacacacacatggcataccaaaggtatgccactagactagtcccagaactaagaggcatgagttacgaggaaaggctgcgggaaatgcaccttacgacactggaagacagaagagtaaggggagacatgatcacaacctacaaaatcctcagaggaatcgaccgggtaaacaaagataaactattcaacactggtgggacgcaaacaaggggacacaggtggaaactgagtacccacatgagtcacagagacgttagaaggaactttttcagtgtcagagtagttaacggatggaatgcattaggctgtgatgtggtggaggctgactccctacaaagtttcaaatgtagatatgatagagcccagtaggctcaggaatctgtacaccagttgattgacagttgagaggcgggccgaaagagcaaagctcaacccccgtaaaaacacaactagtaaacacacacacacacacacaagacacaagaaggaaatgggacaggagtcattgctgtaaacaaccgatagctagaaaggcgggatccaagagtcaatgctcgatcctgcaagcacatataggtgagtacacacacacacgcacacacctataccccagagagtatagactcattcctctcaatgtttgctgacgacgccaaagttatgagaaggactaagacagaggaggacagcttgaggcttcaagaagacctggacaagctgcagggatggtcgaacaaattgctgttagagtttaacccaagcaaatgtaatgtaatgaagataggggaaggaagcaggagaccagatacaaggtgtcatttgggagatgagatacttaaagagtccgagagagagaaagacctgggggttgatatcacgccagacctgtcccctgaagcacatatcaagaggataacatcagcggcatatgccaggctggccaacataagaacggcctttagaaacttgtgtaaggaatctttcagaacattatataccacatatgtcagaccaatcctgaagtatgcggctccagcatggagtccatatctagtcaagcataagactaaactggaaaaggttcaaaggtttggcaccagactagtacccgagctgagagatatgagctacgaggagagactacgggaattaaacctcacttcgttggaagacagaagagttaggggggacatgatcaccacattcaagattctcaagggaatcgtcagggttgataaagacaggctatttaacacaaggggcacacgcactgggggacacaggtggaaactgagtgcccaaatgagccacatagatattagaaagaacttttttagtgtcagagtggttgacaaatggaatgcattaggaagtgatatggtagaggctgactccatacacagtttcaagtgtagatatgatagagcacaataggctcaggaacctgtacacctgttgattgacggttgagaggcgggaccaaagagccagagctcaaaccccgcaagcacaactaggtgagtacacacacacacacactgtgtgtttaTAATCTCTTCTGGGCCTCTCCCCCTTTTCTCCTTATATCTCTCCCTCTAACCTCTCCATACTCACAcactccccacacaccacaccacacaatacacgcactcgcactcgctctctctctccccctttgttCCCCTCAACTTCTTTCCCTCTCtatccccctcccacctctctccccctctcctctctccccctccttctctccctctctcctctctccccctccttctctccctctctctgtattACATCTATTTCAATTTCCTTCTGTCCTTTGAGAGGACAGAAGGAAATTGAAATGCAAAGGAAAATCCAAATTGAAATAAAAGGATCAAATGACTCCTGTGTATTTCTACCACTCCCTCCTGCTCCTCGTTCTTTACCACCGTGGCACTGTCCAGTGACCCATGGGTCGTGGCACTGTCCAGTGACCCATAGGTCTTGGCACTGTCCAGTGACCCATGGGTCGTGGCACTGTCCAGTGACCCATGGGTCTTGGCACTGTCCAGTGACCCATAGGTCTTGGCACTGTCCAGTGACCCATGAGTCGTGGCACTGTCTAGTGACCCATGGGTCGTGGCACTGTTAAGTGACCCATGGGTCTTGGCACTGTCCAGTGACCCATGGGTCGTGGCACTGTCTAGTGACCCATGGGTCGTGGCAATGTTAAGTGACCCATGGGTCGTGGCACTGTTAAGTGACCCATGGGTCTTGGCACTGTCCAGTGATCCATGGGTCGTGGCACTGTCCAGTAACCCATTAGCCGTGGCACTGCCTAGTAGGCAATGGATCGTTGCACTTTCCAGTGACCCATGGGTCGTGGCACTGTCTAGTTACCCCATGGGTCTTGGTACTGTCCACTTACCTATGAGTCGTGGCACTAGTCCAGTTACCTATGAGTCCAGTTAACTATTTGTCTTGGCACTGTCTAGTGACCCAAGGGTCGTGGCACTGTCTAGTGACCCATGGGTCGTGGCACTGTCTAGTGACCCAGGGGTCGTGGCACTGTCTAGTGAATCATGGGTCGTGGCTGGCCACGACCCATGATTCAGGCCGTTCtggctctcctctctccccctccttctctccctctctctttattacATCTATTTCAATTTCCTTCTGTCCTTTGAGAGGACAGAAGGAAATTGAAATGCAAAGGAAAATCCAAATTGAAATAAAAGGATCAAATGACTCCTGTGTATTTCTACCACTCCCTCCTGCTCCTCGTTCTTTACCACCGTGGCACTGTCCAGTGACCCATGGGTCGTGGCACTGTCCAGTGACCCATAGGTCTTAGCACTGTCCAGTGACCCATGGGTTTTAGCACTGTCTAGTGACCCATGGGTCTTAGCACTGTCTAGTGACCCATGGGTCTTAGCACTGTGTAGTGACTCATGGGTTGCGGCACTGTCCAATGACTCATGGTTCGTGGCACTGTCCAGTGACCCTTGGGTCATGGCACTGTCTTTTGACCCATGGGTTTTGGCACTCTACAGTGACCCATGGGTCGCGGCACTGTCCGATGACTAAtggcactgtctattgacccGTGGGTCGCGGCACTGTTCAGTGACCTATGGGTCGTGGCACTGTCTAATGACCCATGGGTCGTGGCACTGTCCAGTGACCCATGGGTCGTGGCACTCTCTTTTGACCCATGGATCTCGGCACTGTCTAATGACACATGGGTCGTGGCACTCTCTTTTGACCTATGGGTCGTGGCACTGTCCAGTGACACATGGGTCGTGGCACTCTCTAGTGACCTATGGGTCGCGGCACTGTCCAGTGACCCATGTTTTGTGGCACTGTCTAGTGACCCATGGGTCGTGGCACTGTCTAGTGACCTATGGGTCGTGGCACTGTCTAGTGACCTATGGGTCGTGGCACTGTCTTGTGGGACTATGGGTCGTGGCACTGTCTTTTGACCCATGAGTCATGGCAAAGTCAAGTGACCCATGGGTCCTTGCACTGTTTAGTGACCCATTGGTCTTGGCACTGTCTAGAGACCTATGGGTTGCGGCACTGTCCGGTGACGCATGAGTATTAGTACTTTTCAGTGACTCATGAGTATTAATACTTTTCAGTGACCCATGGGTCATACACTGGTCAAGTGACCCATGGGTAATGGCACTATCCAGAGACCAATGGGTCGTAGCACTGACTAGTGACGTATGGGTCGTGGCACTGTCCTGTGACCCATAGGGCTTGGCATTGTCTAGTGACCCATGGGTCGTGGCACTCTCTAATGACTCATGGGTTGTGGCACTGTCCAGTGACCCATGGGTCGTGGCACTGTCTTTTGACCCATGGGTCGTGGCACTGTCCAGTGACTCATGGGTTGTGGCACTGTCTAGTTACCCATGGGTCTTGGCACTGTCTTTTGGAAATAtccatgttacggccctattgggttgcaactggggttcttctctgatgttattagagtttgggtatccggccccaagttagtagtggctttcaaggggtgtgttccgtaacgcaagtaaattaaaggggaagggattcaaatacactaatttaaatatatatattatccaccaccataaataaatatctcacagtcactcgctggggctataactacacttatatacaatcacttgtcttcctccgaagactcaggatgttccacggtgctcaagatgagtagccctggttctcttctccaGGCCTCACAATGAATCATttgattctctaggcgaatctaccctggccacaggccagccaaatcacagtcccactgggtgcaccgtcgtggaggccttcaaccacaaatccaggctgtagctggcaggttccaatcagctccgctgcgtaggccactccacgaccgatactagggttgcgagccctaggcaggagcctcgtgtgattccgctgatcactctccactctatagcaccacagtggctagtctcttccaccagtcaacccccggtacaacgattcctcaactctgccacgtcacaggcaggctaacactctcagcagtgttcgtccgggagcaactcacagcttctgcagcaaacacgtagagagactatggctgccttgggtagactgccccaccgtccaatacagcagtcccaggtcgactctgtaatcagacatgtcATTAGTACTGGCGATACTcttagggcacctcactcacaggcttagacacaaacgtccacctatccactccatagatggcgtttctgtttaagcgccacctcaccagaggtcagtagcGGCTATGTCacaagctgattaagacgggaatcagcccctgtggccggtatatcccgtcctcactagatggcgtcgtccatttggagggggtttcgggagctaacacacagatggcgatgtcgtcactgctccgtgctacgacactgggctcgggtccgtaacaatccaACACTCATACTAACCGAAGTACTAGAACATGCTAGGAACGTTTGCTTCAGCTGCCACGTGTTCGCGGTGACTATTCCTTTGCCTAGCACTTAAAAGAAACAGACGTCAATCTGCTTTGATTTGCGCTTGATTATCTTAGATAGAATTTAAGTAATGTTCACAGTAATCGAAAAGATCAAATTCGCATTTACCTCCTTTCGTTGGTAAATTATCACCGAAAATGTGTGCCGTGATTATGAATTGGTGGGAGGAGGGAGGCGCCGCGCCGTGCGGTTGTGGCTGAGCCCCAGACGAGATGAGCTGACGCGCCGCTGTGCTCCCAGAAAAGCCCCATATTTGTGCTTATAGCCGCAGAATTGTGGCATATGGAGGTGCAAGTTGTGCAGCAGAATCGACCCGTTGAACGGATCAATACATATCAAGCTGCCGCGTTCACCAAAGACGTATCCCGGTTCCATAAAATTTATATTTCATTTGTTGTTAGCTCGTAAAATTGAAATTTCAACTGGGTTATGTGGCATATATATAACATCAAACCCCAGTAAGCCTCTCTCCCTTTCAATATGTATTATTTCCTGTGTTATATTGCTAATATAGtagtcaatttctttctttattatgcaccccatacccatcccgtgggcgttgGTGTAaatgattacagaggcacataatcagttcagaaactgaaccctctagttcgtttagctaagcaaataacaatcttttgaagctagttacaaaattattaatattatatatatatacatgaacacatactcatgcatacatgtatatatatatacatacgtatacatatatacatacatatttaatcacccacacaaatacacacatcagtaatcttttgtgtcacaagtgattcaacaagaggctcacaacagtcactatataaggcactttacatctatggtgagtcacacagttactagtcttgctgcacacccacccaactgggcggcagctttacagtcatgtgaatgcattacctacagtaagcaaattttgaatacttcgctaagatttcgggcagcacatcattatgaatgaagtacttacacatttcttggacactattgatggtgttatcttgaattccgcgatttttttcacattccattatataatgacgcaaagtatgcgaatagttctaatATAGTAGGCTGTTGCAGTTGGTACATTGTATTACTCAGGTAGATCTACGTTGGCAACGTGCGAGAGGATCTACTGGTTCCAACACGTTGGAATTCAGGGTTAGAATACAGGACGCAGTAACCACGGAGTCAACCTTTACTGCTTGAACCACCTGATGACTACTCTCGTGTTATGCTGGGCTACGAGGAGATCTTCAGTCCAGCTAAGCTGTAATATTTATCAGTAGGAGAGTAGCCTACTAACCCTATAACcctcatttatttattattatcattaatgaaatttattatatatttacatgcaTTACGTAGACTAACATTATAGAATAACTCCCCCAAAAGGGTGTGCATGGAAATACTGTAGCTctaaatttaatataaaattaCAGTTCATTCAGCTAGATTTATTTAATCTCATTTATGAATTTATTCTAAGAGATCCATAAGCCACTGGTTAtcttaattattaatataattctgGTCCTTCAAAGCATTTAATATTATTGAATTGTAGAGCTAATTTTCCCCACATTCTTTTATGGACGACTTCGAACCGGATAGATCAGTGCATTAAATTTAAATTACTGGTTCACGGACCACAAACATTCTTTTATGGTTCTTCAGAACCGGTTCGATCAGTACATTAAATTTAAACTAAAGGTTCTCAGGATCCAGTGTAAACTCATAAATATTTTACGGCACAATACATAAAATTAAATTAGTGGTCCTATATAATCAAGTATAACTAAAGTAACCAACatattaatataaattactgatttaTATAATCAGTATAATTCATCTAAccaattactaaccctgataacattatacTCTTTAATTAAGAAGTATTGTCAGGAGCTAGGCTATATAATTATTACCATTCACGTCAGCAGGATACCTGAAACATAACCATTTACGGCAGTAGGATACCTAGCACATATAACCATTTACAGCAGTAGGGTACCTGCCACATATAACCATTTACAGCAGTAGGGTACCTGCCACATATAACCATTTACAGCAGTAGGATACCTGCCACATATAACCATTTACGGCAATAGGATACCTGCCACATATAACCATTTACGGCAATAGGATACCTGCCACATAACCATTTACAGCAGTAGGATACCTGCCACATAACCATTTACGGCAGTAGGATACCTGCCACATATAACCATTTACGGCAATAGGATACCTGCCACATAACCATTTACAGCAGTAGGGTACCTGACATATATAATCATAACTGTATATACTCTATATAAAACAAAATCATAAAATCCAAAAACAGCACTACCCTGAATTTACACAATTAGcatcattattatattatatatgccaaccCACAGAGGGTAGGATTTTTTAGAATGGAATTGTAATAAATCATGTTCAACTCTAGCCTAACTCACTATTATTAGCCAGCCTAGTTAGGTAGGATTACTATTAGACTAGCACTGTACCAAGCAGTACAACTTAGTCAATATTTATATTGTGCATACCCAAATCAGGGTGGAACTTATTATTTTACACAAATTGTGttttcttattttattatattgactGTGTTAATTTTTGTGTTACTAGGTGTCCCTATACCAACCAAAAGTGAAAATGAAGAACTAGCTGGAGGTGTAACCGTAGTGGTATCCAAGTACTACTCAAATCTTAGCTATTTCATGTCAGGTAGGTAACTAAACCTCTACATGAGGTAGGATAACATAGCCTAGCCAAGAAATTGAATACTAGGCTATTAATAACCGTACTGGCTccacgtatatatatgaatcagtaCCCCAGTTATTTTCATTACAAGATCATGGGACCAATTAAGCCTAACTCAGCAGACTGTGCATCAGACAAAATGTCCAGCAACAGTGAATTGTATCTCATACTTGAGTTGCAGAGGTCACGTGACTCGACAACTGGATAAGTGTGATCAGTTAGTTCAATCAGGTGTctcataccaagtactgaaaaacCGCATAGAAGTGCCTAAACAAACGTTGCAGAGGACAAATGAGGCTGCAGATGACTATCTCAGAGTCCTCATGAAACATCATGCCGAGCCAAACAAGATAGACGCCTTCCACGCCGAATCGGCACAATTTGAGGAGGAGGTCCAAAAAGTCTGGATGATCTGAACAAATATAATGCTAAATCGCGATACGGAGTAGATCCTTACTCTGAATTAAGGTTGAAACTTCATTCTCTACAGTCTCATCCAATACAACTTCACCCAACATTACAGTATCAGAAACTGAGCAGTTTTTAGAACATTTATCCATATTCTATGGATTCAGAAAACTtaatacatgaggctactgaacatTATGCCTCCAAAGTGAACCTAAGGATGAAACTGAATCAGAAGCTTAAGCTGAATTAAAGGCTGAAGCTGAAATAAAGGCTGAAGCTGAATCAGAAACTTTAAACGAGAATAGTGGTCGCCCTTATGGTAAAGAAAGTACTATCATATCACTCGCACACCAATTACTGGACTTAACCCAGCCAGATCAATTAGTTGACTCCTTATGAGCTTTTAGCCTAAAACTCGAGTCACTGTTCGAATCCTTCAGCAATGAAGTGGATCAAcccactgctgagtggatgactaaacttgtcatccaaagaaaattatcCAGCGAGGTGCTAGACAAGTTATACTCATATCAGAATAATACCATCCTGACAATGCAGGATATCATAAGAGGGTTTGCGTTCAGTCGTAAAGAAAATACAAGCAAACCTGGCCCTTATAGCCTCGTATAGCAAACCAAATCTAcagaaactgtacccacatcagatTCTTTAAATTAACCTCTTAAAGTGTCACAGTCTTTAGGTAATACGGGTACTAACAATCAATCTAGGTTGAACAGGTTGAATCaggaacactgattcatcagtgagacctaagagtacCAAAAGTACTCCTAAGAAACAACAGCAAGCCTATGCAAGCAGCAAAGCCCTAAAAACCTTTAGTGAGTGTTTCACCTAAACCGGTGACCCTTAAACGTGCTGTAGGCTGGGGGTTGTGTCTGTTTTGCCATCAAGATCATTCTCTATACAAATGTACATGTTATCCTGATACAGACACCCGAGTCAGATGACTCGAGCAAGTAAACAGATGCACCAGGTGTTGGCAATAACCAACAGTTTATTTTCCTTTAGTATTTACTAACATCACAAATGCATAGAATTAATGTAATTCATGTTTTCTATAGTAAGGCAATATTTGCCAGATCCTTCCTAGCCCTTATGACGCCGGGAGGCAGCATCAAGCTGAAACATGAATTCTTCCACGTTTTGTTAGAATATTATAGAGTCCAgttaattaccttttctttgaagtattattctacatgaaagagtatattTATTTCGCGTACTTTTGCGTACTGAATTCGATCATTTTATCAGATTGATTATCTCAGTAAATATTACTGCGACGTAAATTAATTTTTTGTCGATCCTCCTCGTTTAATTCCTGCAATATTAATTAAACCTGTTGCCTTGCGAGAAGAGGTATtatgatttaatatatttatctGTGACATTAATACTTGTCACGATTCCTTACTTCCCTAATTAATTGCCAGTAAAAAAAATACTTTAAGCTCGAGATCACATTTGAGCATTCTGTGCATGCGTATCCCAGCGCGGAGAAGGAGAGCGTCACTCTGCCCTAGACTCTCACGGGTGCTATCCGGACGCCATTACAAAGAGAGGAACGTGGTCAAGCAGTACAATATCGTTGCTAATTTATTCGTGTCTGGGAGTTGATAATTATCCTGTAATTCGACCTTCTGCATCAGCGAACGTCAGGGAACATCAACTGCTCCTACAatcagccaacccgttctcgcaaattcgtaaagtcaatattgacttattaactacgtacataggtgatatactaaacataatagatacccctaaaaagattcatagaaaacaccgaccttacctaaccttgttagtatcttaagataagcatcttattgcttcgtaattacaattattacttaacctatacctattataggttaggtaataattgtaattacgaagcaataagatgcttatcttaagatactaacaaggttaggtaaggtcggtgttttctatgaatctttttaagggtatctattatgttaagtatgtcacctatgcacatatttaataagtcaatattgacttattaaatttgcgagaacgggttgcaacagcaGACACGGTCCCAGCGAGTGTAATGAGTATAACAGTTcctaggttggttattttgtatgTATACATTATTAACGTGTAGGTTACTCGTCGTCACATGGCCAGCAGACCACAAAACCCACGTTAGTTTCCCTCATATTTATGTCCCCACCATTACTAATGAATAGTGGAATAATATGTTAGCCTAGGCATTGTTTACAAGTTTACTGTGATTCCAGCGTGGATCGTGAGGACAAGGTGAGATAATCTTCCCTTCCATGTGGTTTCCATTGCCCTGTGTTCACAACGACTACCTTGGCAACGTGATTACGTCTACGAGTATTTGAGCTATGAATTGAGCGTTGTGAAGTATCTTTTACAGCTAAGCCCTTATACTAATTTTTCGTAGATACCTTAGTCACATTCTTAATTGATTTATTTCCATGATTTATTACTTAAACATGTGCTATTCATTtcttatgtatgtatataatattGCAATGTGTAATTAGAGTAATTCAActtaataatttatttacttcAATGTAGAACCATCACTGACATCATACTAGGGATATATTTATCTTTAGTACCGAATCCTCCAGATTTATATGTGTTAAGTCTACTCTTTAATTGATTATAATTACAGTTCATTTAATGCTCTTAATATTTCATTGATTTAATCTAGGTCCATAGGACACTGGTTCTTTGGGTCTTTACACAGTAATTTATTTTTCCTTCTTTTATACAAAGGAGGTGGTCCTTCGAGTTATCTTAGTATTCCGTttatatgattattattaatattgagagTTAGACTTTTCCTACACCAGGTGTCTCAAACCGCATCATACTAACAGCTGTGAGACCCCACTGAACACATGCACGTAATAGGTGTTGAAGGGGCCAGCATCATGTTGCACTGTGCAAGTGTGCTAAATCAAAGTATTCAAATTCCAGGGTGAGAGATAGAAAATCTATCCAAGTACAGTATTGCAAGGTGCGAAAAAACTACAGCGTGCAATCATCCACATCTCAAATTAATGCTACCGTGCCCACTGCCCAACTCCTAATCAAGAATAAGGGGACCAAGATCGCCACTCGAGACCTATTTGATAAAGGGtcccagaaaaccttcatcatacagaaagcggcagaggcacttAAGTTAAAACCAGTATCACACATTAAATTAAACCTGTCAGGTTTCATGATAATTAGAGGAGACCATGAGTATAAAGTaatacaaccactagtacgcctaGGTGGTTATGTCCGACCTGTCCAGGCCATAATTGTTGATCATATACCATTTGACCCAAATGTTAAGGGTTGTTACGACTCTGGATTATtaattggaaaccagaggtcaatttgAGTTCTAAATAATTGTAGCCATTAATTCATAggattggatcatgtgagaaggatgtttaattaacaataacatttaaattcaTGGCTTCTTAAAACTTGGGTATGCATTTGTTCCCATCTTCCTTGCCAGATGTAAGACAAATCTTGTTACTCACAGATTATTCAGACTCTGggcttgttgattattaaatataatattgaactagttatcagctattcttaaaatgat is a window of Procambarus clarkii isolate CNS0578487 chromosome 41, FALCON_Pclarkii_2.0, whole genome shotgun sequence DNA encoding:
- the LOC138373078 gene encoding uncharacterized protein: MGQKTVPRPIVPQDSATTHRSLDSATTHRSLDSATTHGSLDSATKHGSLDSAATHRSLESATTHVSLDSATTHRSKESATTHVSLDSAEIHGSKESATTHGSLDSATTHGSLDSATTHRSLNSAATHGSIDSAISHRTVPRPMGHCRVPKPMGQKTVP